Proteins from one Vespa crabro chromosome 11, iyVesCrab1.2, whole genome shotgun sequence genomic window:
- the LOC124428178 gene encoding prostatic spermine-binding protein-like: MHHPPHPSEHDGDGDGDGDGDGDGDDEDEDEDENENENENENENENKNENENANENENEAEEDEDEDKDDNGDDGGDVDRNNDNGDGNGNRDVDGDRDGDGNQNDDDNDNDDDGDGDGGSDDDDDDDDDDDDVNDEDDDDDGGDDDDGDDDEDRKEQKEEEEVLRGHR; the protein is encoded by the coding sequence ATGCACCATCCACCGCATCCCAGCGAgcacgacggcgacggcgacggcgacggcgacggcgacggtgacggcgacgacgaggacgaggacgaggacgaaaacgaaaacgaaaacgaaaacgaaaacgaaaacgaaaataagaacgagaacgagaacgcgaacgaaaacgaaaacgaagccgaagaggacgaggacgaggacaaGGACGACAACGGCGACGACGGCGGCGACGTCGACCGAAACAACGACAACGGGGACGGGAACGGGAACAGGGACGTGGACGGGGACAGGGACGGGGACGGCAAccaaaacgacgacgacaacgataacgacgacgacggcgacggcgacggcggcagcgacgacgacgacgacgacgacgacgacgacgacgacgtcaacgacgaggacgacgacgacgacggcggcgacgacgacgacggagacgacgacgaagacagGAAAGAgcagaaggaggaggaggaggtattGCGAGGACATCGGTAG